A segment of the Capra hircus breed San Clemente chromosome 19, ASM170441v1, whole genome shotgun sequence genome:
CAAGACGGGCACGGTCTCTGCTGACCTGGAGCTGCCCAGGTGCACGGCATCCAGCGGCGACCTGGGGCAGGGGTCTGACGGGGGAGCCCAGAGTTTCGAGAGCATGTGATCCGAGGTCAGATGGCTTCTCCTCGACTGGAAGACAGGAAGTGTCTTTACAGCCTTTCAGAGCTGAAGTGGAGCCTGAGGAGGCCCTTGTGTCGGAGCATTTTGAAGAGGATCAACCCGGGTGATGTGGAAGGTGAATCTGTAGTTTTAAACTCACTTCCTGGGACGGCTTCATTCAGACTGAGCTCTGACTGGAGTCTGGGGAGGAGCCCTCCACGTCCTCCCCATGGCCAAGTGCTTGGGATGCAGAGCCTGGGCGTCCGTTCCCGGGAGAAGATTCCCTCGTGATCGTGTCTCCTTTCTGACATGGGCCTTTCGGTCACTGAGGCGCCTGACCTGCTTGGGGTGTTCCTCGGTGTTGAGTGCTTTGCCCACTCAGCCCTTTGCCCACTCTTTCCTTTAGTTCAGCGTCTACCTGTTGGTCCTGGGCCCTGTGGAGCCCAGAGCATCAGTCCAGCTGGCAAGAGCCGACCACTAGCTGGGGAGGCGAGTGGTGGGTGCATCGGGCGTGAGGGCTGAGTGCTGGACGGCGCTGGGCAGCTTGTGGAGGGCTGCGGCCCAGCAGAGCTGAGCAGTGATGGCGGGGGCCCCAGAGGAGCAGCCAGGGTgcgcctctggaggagagctgcATGAGGAGGGCGGGCGACGGGGCAGTGGACTTAGGCTGAGAGAAGCGGGTGGTGCAGCCACCACAGGCGGCCTGGATTCAAGGCTGTCCACTCCCAGGTGCCTCCGCGACTCCGACACTGGAGGAGCGTCCCCATGAATGCAGGGACCTCTCACTCCTAATGGCCTGGTGTGTTGCTGATTCTATTCCCAGCCTGGCTCAGTGGAGATTCGACCTGTTACCCGTGCAGGCCTCACCCCGGGCCGGCTGTACACCCATGTTGGGAAGCAGAGCCTGTGTTTAGGTCTCCGCAGAAGTCGGCCCCTCTTCTCCTCACCATGGCCCAggacagggaggaggcaggagggcatGAACCTTCTGTCTCCTCCTTGAAGCAGTCAGGTTTCTCAAGGTTGGGCCCTAAAGAAGTCCCTGCTGCGGCGTTTGAACACTGTCCCCTCTCCTTCGCCGAGGACGAAGGAAAGACTCCCACGAACACTAGTGCCAGGTGCTCTGTAGGCCGGCCTATCACCCCAGCCCCTGAGGAGGCCGGCGGTGGCCAAGTGGCTTTCCTGAAGTCACACGCTGCCAAAGTCATGGCTGAGCCCAGGGCTGTTGGCCTCAAAAGCGAGGTGCCCTCGGCCTGTGCCCCCAGGAGGAAACGCTTCAAAGGCATCTCCAGATGCTGCGAGTCACCAGAGGGCCCTCAGAGACGGAGTCCCGAGACAGTCAGCTGAAAACACAGGTCCTGCCAGAGTGGAGAGGACAGGCAGCCACAAAGAACAAGGGCCACGGCAGGCAAGAAGGGGATTCTCGTCCATTCCCGTTTATCCCCAGGATCCTGGGCTCTGACTGTGGGCACAGAGTCACGTGCAGGGGCCAACAGTGAGGTGAGACAGGCCCATGAATAATTCCAGGTGGACAATGATCCTCAGGACAAGTAAGGTCCAAAGGCTGGGAGAGTAAGAAGAGGACTGTCCTGTCAGGGCCCCGCCTCCTGGGGGAACTGTTAAGTGAAAAGGCAAGGGGCCAAAGAGTattctgcaaagaaaaaaatggaagagaaagacagagagggaagaaggacTGACTACGGATATAGAAAGGACAGAAGAAACAAGACAATAGCTGCCTTCAGGGGAGGAACTGGGTAGCTCAGAGCCTGTGTTTTATGTTATTATTCACCAACACTCTGTACTTTACTACTCATTCAAAATTAACTACTtttacggagaaggcgatggcaccccactccagtactcttgcctggaaactcccatggacggaggagcctggtgggctgcagtccatggggtcgtgaagagtcggacacgactgagctacttcactttcacttctcactttcatgcattggagaaggcagtggccgcccactccagtattcttgcctggagaatcctagggaccggggagcctggtgggctgccgtctatggggtcccacagagtcgacacgactgaagtgacttagcagcagccccaGCACTTAAAAATTAGCAACCAGAACAAAGACATACCACACAGGGGAGTGGCCACCTGCACCTTGCTCCGCCCATAGCACTTACCCCGCCCACCTATCCCTGCTCCGCCTACCTGCCCCGCCCACCAGCCCCTGCTCCGCCCatctccctgccccacccaccagcCCATGCCCCGTCCACCAATCCCTACTCCGCCCACTTGCCCCGCCCTCCTCTCACCCCACCCCCGCTGAGGGTCTAACCTCTCGCTCCCGCCCCCTCTCCGGATCCGCTTTCAGGCCTCAGTAATATCATCGGCATCATCGTCTACATTTCCAGCAACACGGGCGACCCCAGTGACAAGCGCGACGAAGACAAGAAAAACCATTACAACTATGGCTGGTCTTTTTACTTCGGAGCCCTGTCGTTCATTGTGGCCGAGACCGTGGGCGTCCTGGCGGTAAACATTTACATTGAGAAGAACAAGGAGCTGCGGTTTAAGACCAGACGTGAGTTCCTCAAGGCCCCCTCCTCGTCGCCCTACGCCAGGATGCCGAGCTACCGGTACCGGCGCCGGCGCTCGCGGTCCAGCTCCAGGTCCACGGAGGCTTCGCCTTCCAGGGACGCGTCGCCGGTGGGGCTGAAGATCACCGGGGCCATCCCCATGGGCGAGCTGTCCATGTACACGCTGTCCAGGGAGCCCCTCAAGGTGACCACGGCCGCCAGCTACAGCCCGGACCAGGATGCTGGCTTCCTGCAGGTGCACGGCTTCTTCCAGCAGGACCTCAGCATGCTGAGCCGGAGGACCACGCCCGTGTGAGCCCTGCCCTGCCTGTCCGCGCCAGCCTCTCCCCAGATCGGCTGCCTGGACCCCCCGGGGACTctgacccccccaccccaggacggACCGAGGACAGACTAAAGCCAAACCCCACCCTCCCGGGTCCCCAAATGCTTGGAGGGCTGGCTTAGAGCAAAGCCCCGGGGAAACAGGAGCTGGAAGCGAAATGGCTGACTTTATCCCCAAATGTGGCGTTTGATGCCGGGGGTCCCAAAAGCTCCCAGGAGGCCCCAGAGCACTCCGGAGGCAGCATGGCCGAACCCACCTGGGAAACAAAACCGAGCCATTATCTCCTCTTGGGACCAAATCCTGCCTGAAGAGCAGCGTTCTGGGCC
Coding sequences within it:
- the CACNG4 gene encoding voltage-dependent calcium channel gamma-4 subunit (The sequence of the model RefSeq protein was modified relative to this genomic sequence to represent the inferred CDS: added 225 bases not found in genome assembly) produces the protein MVRCDRGLQTLLTTAGAFAAFSLMAIAIGTDYWLYSSAHICNGTNLTMDDGPPPRRTRGDLTHSGLWRVCCIEGIHKGHCFRINHFPEDNGYDHDGSEYLLRIVRASSVFPILSTILLLLGGLCIGAGRFYSRKNNIVLSAGILFVAAGLSNIIGIIVYISSNTGDPSDKRDEDKKNHYNYGWSFYFGALSFIVAETVGVLAVNIYIEKNKELRFKTRREFLKAPSSSPYARMPSYRYRRRRSRSSSRSTEASPSRDASPVGLKITGAIPMGELSMYTLSREPLKVTTAASYSPDQDAGFLQVHGFFQQDLSMLSRRTTPV